In Solanum pennellii chromosome 3, SPENNV200, a single window of DNA contains:
- the LOC107014481 gene encoding transcription initiation factor TFIID subunit 2 isoform X2, whose product MAKPRKGKNEEQKGDNSEAVVRHQKLCLSIDMDKRRIYGYTELDVIVPENGILGLHADNLVIDSVTVDGEPTEFEVFPHYLALENGDRWCAVSSATSAADAAGSVYLSHLDRELLSNLLIMCKKPVEHDIERQEMHLENGVNSSAENNQNVKKVRIDYWVEKAETGIHFDGDVLHTDSQIRRARCWFPCMDDNLQCCCYDLEFTVASNLVAVSTGSLLYQIWTKDVPARKTFVYRLSTPVNARWISLAVAPFEILPDSNITHLSHICLPADLTKLRHTVGFFHSAFSFYEDYLSASFPFGSYTQVFIPPEIAISSASIGAALSIFSSQFLFDGKVINKTIDTRIKLAYALARQWFGVYITPEAPNDDWLLDGLAGFLTDMFIKRFLGNNEARYRRYKANIAVCRADDSGATALSAVAASKNLYGTQCIGLFGKIRSWKSVAILQMLEKQMGPESFRKILQQIVARAQDVNRLLRTLSTKEFRHLANKVGNLERPFLKEFFPRWVGSCGCPVLKMGFSYNKRKNMVELAILRECTARFDLGDTMSNGKPDSEKQEGDGWPGMMSIRVHELDGMYDHPILPMTGEPWQLLEFQCHSRLAAKRFQKTKKSSKPDGSDDNGDTVANVDMRATSDSPLLWLRADPELEYLAEIHLNQPVQMWINQLEKDRDVVAQAQAIATLEALPHLSFSVVNALNNFLGDSKAFWRNRIEAAFALAGTASEETDWAGLTHLVAFYKARRFDANIGLPKPNDFLDFQEYFVLEAIPHAIAMVRAADQKSPREAVEFVLQLLKYNDNSGNPYSDVFWLAALVQSIGELEFGQQSIVYLSSLLKRVDRLLQFDRLMPSYNGILTISCIRSLTQIALKLSEFVPLDRVIELINPFRTSKTLWKVRVEASRSLLDLEFQRNGIDAALALFIRYLDEEPTLRGQVKLGVHAMRLCQIRNESDFDSDVKGETLVALLRLLESPISFNNVILRHYLFCILQVLARRAPTLYGVPKDETLRMGHAAFCSNLKNIFADLVKQSKPPEFPLENLEDILDDSAIADALPGNENAKEVQNETDLLNYRHGVMHLVGDLPLASSADPFREEPVLPDNEQTKPMVSLLHETGGMSMGPPTTDNLGSRDQGQPVINLGRDNPGISEPNREPDAVSASLERKKPVFKIKVRKTVTSSRAEDNENVTVDKSQDGFHEVDRGASSSVSVDAPQRNVVELLSSGGNQFPEDVNSCHDVGSHVTASIGSAKVAVEVEELTKELQCTAESSKVSLVPQLDDHLLADITRVDDPEAEPHKYASLHSLTMPNLPVHGKVKEKKKDKGKKRKVEGRKDDPEYLERKRLKKEKKRKEKELAKILKDEAKASTSLESRRKNEQRGTKAETIRNDHKLSLVEQEDGRKDEAEPRQVVNGAEAKATSSGFSGRNEDIGAKGASLQLKPGGSSGVMLNVDRGDTSVNAAPPTSSHKFKIRIKNRTLGKS is encoded by the exons ATGGCGAAGCCTCGAAAAGGGAAGAACGAAGAACAGAAAGGGGATAATTCTGAAGCAGTCGTTCGTCATCAGAAACTATGTCTCTCAATTGACATGGACAAGCGTCGAATTTACGG TTACACAGAGCTTGATGTAATTGTACCAGAAAATGGAATTTTGGGCTTGCACGCGGATAATTTGGTGATAGACAGTGTTACAGTTGATGGGGAGCCTACAGAATTTGAAGTTTTCCCGCACTATTTAGCATTAGAAAATGGGGATAGATGGTGCGCTGTATCATCAGCTACTTCAGCTGCTGATGCGGCTGGTTCAGTTTACTTGTCACATCTAGATAGAGAATTGCTGTCAAATTTGCTGATCATGTGCAAAAAACCCGTGGAGCATGATATTGAAAGACAGGAAATGCATTTAGAGAATGGAGTGAACTCTTCAGCTGAAAATAATCAG AATGTTAAGAAGGTCCGTATTGATTATTGGGTAGAGAAAGCCGAAACCGGAATCCACTTTGATGGTGATGTTTTACATACTGACAGCCAAATTCGGCGTGCACGATGTTGGTTCCCCTGCATGGATGACAATTTACAATGTTGCTG CTATGATTTGGAATTCACAGTGGCCAGTAATCTTGTGGCTGTTAGTACTGGAAGCTTACTTTATCAG ATCTGGACCAAGGATGTTCCTGCACGTAAAACTTTTGTCTACAGACTAAGTACTCCTGTTAATGCACGATGGATATCATTGGCAGTCGCACCATTTGAAATTCTTCCCGACTCCAATATTACTCATCTCTCACATATTTGTCTACCTGCTGACTTAACAAAGCTGCGGCATACTGTAGGATTTTTTCACAGTGCTTTTAG CTTCTATGAGGACTACCTTTCTGCATCATTTCCATTCGGGTCATACACACAAGTTTTTATTCCTCCTGAGATAGCAATATCCTCAGCGAGTATAGGAGCCGCCTTGAGCATCTTCAGCTCTCAATTCCTATTCGACGGGAAGGTCATTAATAAG ACTATAGATACAAGGATTAAACTTGCTTATGCCCTTGCAAGACAATGGTTTGGAGTGTATATCACCCCAGAAGCGCCAAATGATG ATTGGTTGTTGGATGGTCTTGCTGGTTTCTTGACTGATATGTTCATCAAGAGATTTCTTGGCAATAATGAAGCACGCTATAGGAGATACAAG GCTAATATTGCTGTTTGCAGAGCAGATGATAGTGGTGCAACTGCCTTAAGTGCTGTTGCTGCTTCAAAAAATTTGTATGGCACCCAGTGCATTGGTTTATTTGGAAAAATAAGATCTTGGAAGTCT GTTGCGATTCTCCAAATGTTAGAAAAACAGATGGGACCTGAGTCATTTCGCAAG ATTCTTCAGCAAATTGTTGCCCGGGCTCAAGATGTAAATCGGTTGTTGAGAACCCTTAGCACAAAAGAG TTCCGGCACCTTGCCAACAAGGTTGGTAATCTTGAACGCCCATTTCTTAAAGAATTCTTTCCACGTTGGGTCGGATCATGTGGCTGTCCAGTGCTGAA GATGGGATTCTCatataacaaaagaaagaatatgGTCGAGTTAGCAATATTGAGGGAATGCACCGCTAGATTCGACTTAGGTGATACTATGAGTAATGGTAAGCCTGATTCAGAAAAACAAGAAGGCGATGGGTGGCCTGGCATGATGAGCATACGGGTGCATGAGCTTGATGGCATGTATGACCATCCAATTCTTCCTATGACTGGTGAACCCTGGCAGCTGCTTGAATTTCAGTGTCATTCTAGACTTGCAGCAAAACGGTTTCAAAAAACCAAAAAGAGTTCTAAACCTGATGGTTCAGATGATAATGGTGACACTGTGGCTAATGTAGATATGCGTGCAAC CTCTGATTCACCATTGTTGTGGCTCCGGGCAGATCCTGAATTGGAGTATCTTGCTGAAATTCATTTAAATCAACCGGTCCAGATGTGG ATAAATCAATTGGAGAAGGACAGAGATGTGGTCGCTCAGGCGCAAGCTATAGCAACATTAGAAGCATTAccacatctttctttttcagttGTTAATGCTCTCAACAACTTCCTTGGTGACTCTAAG GCCTTTTGGAGGAATCGAATAGAGGCAGCATTTGCTTTGGCCGGTACAGCATCAGAG GAAACTGATTGGGCTGGCTTGACTCATCTTGTTGCATTTTATAAAGCTCGAAGATTTGATGCCAATATTGGACTTCCCAA gCCAAATGACTTCCTTGATTTCCAGGAGTACTTTGTACTTGAG GCTATTCCACATGCTATAGCTATGGTTCGAGCAGCTGACCAGAAAAGCCCTAGGGAAGCTGTTGAATTTGTTCTACAACTTCTGAAG TACAACGACAACAGTGGGAACCCCTACTCTGATGTGTTTTGGCTTGCTGCTTTAGTTCAGTCCATTGGTGAGCTTGAATTTGGACAACAG AGCATTGTGTATTTATCATCCCTTCTCAAGCGAGTTGATCGGCTCTTGCAATTTGACAG GTTGATGCCAAGTTACAATGGTATTTTGACAATTAGCTGCATCCGGTCTTTGACACAAATTGCACTAAAGCTGTCAGAGTTTGTTCCTCTT GATCGTGTCATTGAGCTCATTAATCCATTCCGAACTTCGAAGACACTCTGGAAAGTTCGGGTTGAAGCAAGCAGATCACTTCTTGATCTTGAATTCCAGCGCAATGGGATTGATGCTGCATTGGCATTGTTTATTAGATATTTGGATGAAGAGCCAACTTTAAGAG GTCAAGTGAAGTTAGGTGTGCATGCCATGCGTTTATGTCAGATTAGAAATGAATCTGATTTTGACAGTGATGTGAAGGGTGAAACTCTTGTTGCTTTATTGCGCCTGCTTGAGAGCCCAATCTCGTTTAACAATGTTATTCTTCGTCATTACTTGTTCTGCATCTTACAAGTCCTCGCTCGAAG AGCGCCGACACTGTATGGAGTGCCAAAAGATGAAACTTTGAGGATGGGGCATGCCGCATTTTGCAGCAATCTTAAGAATATTTTCGCTGATCTTGTCAAACAATCTAAGCCTCCTGAATTTCCTCTGGAGAACCTTGAAGATATTCTTGATGATTCAGCCATTGCAGATGCGCTTCCTGGCAATGAAAATGCAAAAG AGGTCCAGAATGAGACAGATTTGCTGAATTATAGGCATGGAGTAATGCATCTGGTGGGTGACCTCCCACTGGCTAGCTCTGCGGATCCTTTTAGAGAAGAACCTGTCTTACCTGACAATGAGCAAACAAAGCCAATGGTGAGCCTGTTACATGAGACTGGAGGTATGTCCATGGGCCCCCCAACAACCGATAACCTTGGCAGCCGTGATCAAGGGCAGCCAGTAATCAATCTTGGACGAGATAATCCAGGAATTTCTGAACCTAACAGAGAACCTGATGCTGTTTCTGCAAGTCTTGAAAGAAAGAAGCCTGTTTTCAAGATTAAAGTGAGAAAAACTGTCACATCTTCTCGAGCTGAGGATAATGAAAATGTAACTGTGGACAAATCTCAAGATGGTTTTCATGAAGTTGACCGTGGGGCAAGTAGCTCAGTTTCTGTTGATGCACCTCAAAGAAATGTTGTTGAATTGTTAAGCAGTGGCGGTAACCAGTTCCCTGAGGATGTTAACTCTTGTCATGATGTTGGATCTCATGTTACTGCCAGCATTGGAAGTGCCAAAGTTGCTGTTGAAGTTGAAGAGCTAACAAAGGAGTTGCAGTGCACTGCTGAGTCGAGCAAAGTTTCTTTGGTGCCACAACTTGATGATCACTTATTAGCGGATATCACAAGAGTTGATGATCCTGAGGCTGAACCACATAAATATGCAAGTTTGCACTCGCTGACTATGCCTAACCTTCCAGTTCACGGCAAagtgaaggaaaagaagaaagacaaaGGAAAGAAACGAAAGGTGGAGGGGCGCAAAGATGACCCAGAGTACTTGGAGCGGAAAAGGTTAAAGAAGGAGAAGAAACGGAAGGAGAAGGAGTTAGCAAAGATTTTGAAAGACGAGGCAAAGGCTTCAACATCCTTGGAGAGTCGGAGGAAGAATGAGCAGCGAGGCACCAAAGCAGAGACAATCAGGAATGATCATAAGTTAAGTTTAGTAGAGCAAGAAGATGGTAGAAAAGATGAAGCTGAACCCAGACAAGTGGTGAATGGTGCAGAAGCAAAGGCAACGTCTTCAGGCTTTTCTGGTAGAAACGAGGATATCGGGGCTAAAGGAGCAAGCTTGCAATTGAAACCCGGGGGCTCTAGTGGGGTGATGTTAAATGTAGATAGAGGCGATACGAGTGTAAATGCTGCGCCACCTACTTCTTCACATAAGTTCAAAATCAGGATTAAAAACCGAACGCTTGGTAAATCATGA
- the LOC107014481 gene encoding transcription initiation factor TFIID subunit 2 isoform X3, with the protein MQNVKKVRIDYWVEKAETGIHFDGDVLHTDSQIRRARCWFPCMDDNLQCCCYDLEFTVASNLVAVSTGSLLYQIWTKDVPARKTFVYRLSTPVNARWISLAVAPFEILPDSNITHLSHICLPADLTKLRHTVGFFHSAFSFYEDYLSASFPFGSYTQVFIPPEIAISSASIGAALSIFSSQFLFDGKVINKTIDTRIKLAYALARQWFGVYITPEAPNDDWLLDGLAGFLTDMFIKRFLGNNEARYRRYKANIAVCRADDSGATALSAVAASKNLYGTQCIGLFGKIRSWKSVAILQMLEKQMGPESFRKILQQIVARAQDVNRLLRTLSTKEFRHLANKVGNLERPFLKEFFPRWVGSCGCPVLKMGFSYNKRKNMVELAILRECTARFDLGDTMSNGKPDSEKQEGDGWPGMMSIRVHELDGMYDHPILPMTGEPWQLLEFQCHSRLAAKRFQKTKKSSKPDGSDDNGDTVANVDMRATSDSPLLWLRADPELEYLAEIHLNQPVQMWINQLEKDRDVVAQAQAIATLEALPHLSFSVVNALNNFLGDSKAFWRNRIEAAFALAGTASEETDWAGLTHLVAFYKARRFDANIGLPKPNDFLDFQEYFVLEAIPHAIAMVRAADQKSPREAVEFVLQLLKYNDNSGNPYSDVFWLAALVQSIGELEFGQQSIVYLSSLLKRVDRLLQFDRLMPSYNGILTISCIRSLTQIALKLSEFVPLDRVIELINPFRTSKTLWKVRVEASRSLLDLEFQRNGIDAALALFIRYLDEEPTLRGQVKLGVHAMRLCQIRNESDFDSDVKGETLVALLRLLESPISFNNVILRHYLFCILQVLARRAPTLYGVPKDETLRMGHAAFCSNLKNIFADLVKQSKPPEFPLENLEDILDDSAIADALPGNENAKGATISVPDSLFVSEVQKNTEDALLSNEIINTATGSIPDSLVVTEVQNETDLLNYRHGVMHLVGDLPLASSADPFREEPVLPDNEQTKPMVSLLHETGGMSMGPPTTDNLGSRDQGQPVINLGRDNPGISEPNREPDAVSASLERKKPVFKIKVRKTVTSSRAEDNENVTVDKSQDGFHEVDRGASSSVSVDAPQRNVVELLSSGGNQFPEDVNSCHDVGSHVTASIGSAKVAVEVEELTKELQCTAESSKVSLVPQLDDHLLADITRVDDPEAEPHKYASLHSLTMPNLPVHGKVKEKKKDKGKKRKVEGRKDDPEYLERKRLKKEKKRKEKELAKILKDEAKASTSLESRRKNEQRGTKAETIRNDHKLSLVEQEDGRKDEAEPRQVVNGAEAKATSSGFSGRNEDIGAKGASLQLKPGGSSGVMLNVDRGDTSVNAAPPTSSHKFKIRIKNRTLGKS; encoded by the exons ATGCAGAATGTTAAGAAGGTCCGTATTGATTATTGGGTAGAGAAAGCCGAAACCGGAATCCACTTTGATGGTGATGTTTTACATACTGACAGCCAAATTCGGCGTGCACGATGTTGGTTCCCCTGCATGGATGACAATTTACAATGTTGCTG CTATGATTTGGAATTCACAGTGGCCAGTAATCTTGTGGCTGTTAGTACTGGAAGCTTACTTTATCAG ATCTGGACCAAGGATGTTCCTGCACGTAAAACTTTTGTCTACAGACTAAGTACTCCTGTTAATGCACGATGGATATCATTGGCAGTCGCACCATTTGAAATTCTTCCCGACTCCAATATTACTCATCTCTCACATATTTGTCTACCTGCTGACTTAACAAAGCTGCGGCATACTGTAGGATTTTTTCACAGTGCTTTTAG CTTCTATGAGGACTACCTTTCTGCATCATTTCCATTCGGGTCATACACACAAGTTTTTATTCCTCCTGAGATAGCAATATCCTCAGCGAGTATAGGAGCCGCCTTGAGCATCTTCAGCTCTCAATTCCTATTCGACGGGAAGGTCATTAATAAG ACTATAGATACAAGGATTAAACTTGCTTATGCCCTTGCAAGACAATGGTTTGGAGTGTATATCACCCCAGAAGCGCCAAATGATG ATTGGTTGTTGGATGGTCTTGCTGGTTTCTTGACTGATATGTTCATCAAGAGATTTCTTGGCAATAATGAAGCACGCTATAGGAGATACAAG GCTAATATTGCTGTTTGCAGAGCAGATGATAGTGGTGCAACTGCCTTAAGTGCTGTTGCTGCTTCAAAAAATTTGTATGGCACCCAGTGCATTGGTTTATTTGGAAAAATAAGATCTTGGAAGTCT GTTGCGATTCTCCAAATGTTAGAAAAACAGATGGGACCTGAGTCATTTCGCAAG ATTCTTCAGCAAATTGTTGCCCGGGCTCAAGATGTAAATCGGTTGTTGAGAACCCTTAGCACAAAAGAG TTCCGGCACCTTGCCAACAAGGTTGGTAATCTTGAACGCCCATTTCTTAAAGAATTCTTTCCACGTTGGGTCGGATCATGTGGCTGTCCAGTGCTGAA GATGGGATTCTCatataacaaaagaaagaatatgGTCGAGTTAGCAATATTGAGGGAATGCACCGCTAGATTCGACTTAGGTGATACTATGAGTAATGGTAAGCCTGATTCAGAAAAACAAGAAGGCGATGGGTGGCCTGGCATGATGAGCATACGGGTGCATGAGCTTGATGGCATGTATGACCATCCAATTCTTCCTATGACTGGTGAACCCTGGCAGCTGCTTGAATTTCAGTGTCATTCTAGACTTGCAGCAAAACGGTTTCAAAAAACCAAAAAGAGTTCTAAACCTGATGGTTCAGATGATAATGGTGACACTGTGGCTAATGTAGATATGCGTGCAAC CTCTGATTCACCATTGTTGTGGCTCCGGGCAGATCCTGAATTGGAGTATCTTGCTGAAATTCATTTAAATCAACCGGTCCAGATGTGG ATAAATCAATTGGAGAAGGACAGAGATGTGGTCGCTCAGGCGCAAGCTATAGCAACATTAGAAGCATTAccacatctttctttttcagttGTTAATGCTCTCAACAACTTCCTTGGTGACTCTAAG GCCTTTTGGAGGAATCGAATAGAGGCAGCATTTGCTTTGGCCGGTACAGCATCAGAG GAAACTGATTGGGCTGGCTTGACTCATCTTGTTGCATTTTATAAAGCTCGAAGATTTGATGCCAATATTGGACTTCCCAA gCCAAATGACTTCCTTGATTTCCAGGAGTACTTTGTACTTGAG GCTATTCCACATGCTATAGCTATGGTTCGAGCAGCTGACCAGAAAAGCCCTAGGGAAGCTGTTGAATTTGTTCTACAACTTCTGAAG TACAACGACAACAGTGGGAACCCCTACTCTGATGTGTTTTGGCTTGCTGCTTTAGTTCAGTCCATTGGTGAGCTTGAATTTGGACAACAG AGCATTGTGTATTTATCATCCCTTCTCAAGCGAGTTGATCGGCTCTTGCAATTTGACAG GTTGATGCCAAGTTACAATGGTATTTTGACAATTAGCTGCATCCGGTCTTTGACACAAATTGCACTAAAGCTGTCAGAGTTTGTTCCTCTT GATCGTGTCATTGAGCTCATTAATCCATTCCGAACTTCGAAGACACTCTGGAAAGTTCGGGTTGAAGCAAGCAGATCACTTCTTGATCTTGAATTCCAGCGCAATGGGATTGATGCTGCATTGGCATTGTTTATTAGATATTTGGATGAAGAGCCAACTTTAAGAG GTCAAGTGAAGTTAGGTGTGCATGCCATGCGTTTATGTCAGATTAGAAATGAATCTGATTTTGACAGTGATGTGAAGGGTGAAACTCTTGTTGCTTTATTGCGCCTGCTTGAGAGCCCAATCTCGTTTAACAATGTTATTCTTCGTCATTACTTGTTCTGCATCTTACAAGTCCTCGCTCGAAG AGCGCCGACACTGTATGGAGTGCCAAAAGATGAAACTTTGAGGATGGGGCATGCCGCATTTTGCAGCAATCTTAAGAATATTTTCGCTGATCTTGTCAAACAATCTAAGCCTCCTGAATTTCCTCTGGAGAACCTTGAAGATATTCTTGATGATTCAGCCATTGCAGATGCGCTTCCTGGCAATGAAAATGCAAAAGGTGCTACTATCTCAGTACCTGATAGTTTATTTGTATCAGAGGTCCAGAAAAACACGGAGGATGCTCTATTGAGTAATGAAATTATAAACACTGCTACTGGTTCTATACCTGATAGTTTGGTTGTTACAGAGGTCCAGAATGAGACAGATTTGCTGAATTATAGGCATGGAGTAATGCATCTGGTGGGTGACCTCCCACTGGCTAGCTCTGCGGATCCTTTTAGAGAAGAACCTGTCTTACCTGACAATGAGCAAACAAAGCCAATGGTGAGCCTGTTACATGAGACTGGAGGTATGTCCATGGGCCCCCCAACAACCGATAACCTTGGCAGCCGTGATCAAGGGCAGCCAGTAATCAATCTTGGACGAGATAATCCAGGAATTTCTGAACCTAACAGAGAACCTGATGCTGTTTCTGCAAGTCTTGAAAGAAAGAAGCCTGTTTTCAAGATTAAAGTGAGAAAAACTGTCACATCTTCTCGAGCTGAGGATAATGAAAATGTAACTGTGGACAAATCTCAAGATGGTTTTCATGAAGTTGACCGTGGGGCAAGTAGCTCAGTTTCTGTTGATGCACCTCAAAGAAATGTTGTTGAATTGTTAAGCAGTGGCGGTAACCAGTTCCCTGAGGATGTTAACTCTTGTCATGATGTTGGATCTCATGTTACTGCCAGCATTGGAAGTGCCAAAGTTGCTGTTGAAGTTGAAGAGCTAACAAAGGAGTTGCAGTGCACTGCTGAGTCGAGCAAAGTTTCTTTGGTGCCACAACTTGATGATCACTTATTAGCGGATATCACAAGAGTTGATGATCCTGAGGCTGAACCACATAAATATGCAAGTTTGCACTCGCTGACTATGCCTAACCTTCCAGTTCACGGCAAagtgaaggaaaagaagaaagacaaaGGAAAGAAACGAAAGGTGGAGGGGCGCAAAGATGACCCAGAGTACTTGGAGCGGAAAAGGTTAAAGAAGGAGAAGAAACGGAAGGAGAAGGAGTTAGCAAAGATTTTGAAAGACGAGGCAAAGGCTTCAACATCCTTGGAGAGTCGGAGGAAGAATGAGCAGCGAGGCACCAAAGCAGAGACAATCAGGAATGATCATAAGTTAAGTTTAGTAGAGCAAGAAGATGGTAGAAAAGATGAAGCTGAACCCAGACAAGTGGTGAATGGTGCAGAAGCAAAGGCAACGTCTTCAGGCTTTTCTGGTAGAAACGAGGATATCGGGGCTAAAGGAGCAAGCTTGCAATTGAAACCCGGGGGCTCTAGTGGGGTGATGTTAAATGTAGATAGAGGCGATACGAGTGTAAATGCTGCGCCACCTACTTCTTCACATAAGTTCAAAATCAGGATTAAAAACCGAACGCTTGGTAAATCATGA